The Artemia franciscana chromosome 9, ASM3288406v1, whole genome shotgun sequence region TCTGCAGGTCAGACATACTGTTATCAAGAGAATTTATAGCTGATTCTAGTTTTGAGATTTTAGAGTCACATTATTTAAGGGATTTTTCTACAAGTGAATCAAAATCAAGTTTCAAGCTGGCATACACATCTTGCTTGATTGACTCCAATTTATCAGCAGTGATATCTGCAGCTATGAGTGAGTCTATATGTGAAGTTGAAAGCTTCTTCAGTTAACTATCAACCATGGATTCAACTTCTACAGAAATCACATCATGGATAATTTCAGTCATGGTTGCTTTAAGGGTGCTTTCATCCAGGGATTCAGCTAGGAGCTTTTGCTTGTTTATTGATGTGGGAGGTAAGCCTTGTGATCTGTTCTATTGTTGATTCATGACCATCGTATTGAATTGTGGAGTCATGCTGAAGCTCCATGGAGCTTGAAGCGCGGATGTTGTATTTCTTTGTGGATTTTTCTGTCGGCATATCTTTTTTCTTAGACATGACAACAATAATCAATCAAAGCTTTAATTCAGCAAACCAGAAGGCTATAATAGAGGTACAGCAGTACAAAAGCTGACAGCAGGCAGGCGGGCAGAAACCATACAATACTGAGCTTCCAATCTGGACTTTACAGGACACAGAGGTAAATAATCGCCTAAATGCGCCTTCACCTAACTAGAACTCCGTTTGGTTCTTGTCTGTAAGTCCGTTAAAACAGCGCTCTCTGTTAGAATTAATGCTTCTTTGCATTAGATGGCGCTAAGGCAAAGAATTGTAAAATTTCAGCTTAAATCAAGTAAACTGGCTCCAAAAAGAGCTGCTGCAAACGCTCCACAGTCTattgaaattgttttaaaattttaggtaCCTTCTTTCTGTCACCAACAACTTATTTCGGTTGTATTTAAAATCACTAAAgattttcagtattttaaaaTGCTGACATCTAATGCCATCAACACCAACCACAGTAGATAGAATATACAGTAGTGACTTCTTTTCCAAACATGACACATATTTCATACCCCGCGTAAAGACTTTGAGCCGTGTCGTCACAGCCTAGTTCAGGGGCTGACCAAAATAATAGATTTTCTGTAAGCTTATCGGGATGTGTACATCGGAATCACGCGAAGGCGGATCATGAATCTTGTATGGTTTTAAATCTGTGTCACATATTTTTAATGGAGAGTATAGCCTTTGTCGCTACTGTATATTCTCTCTACTGTGATTCCAATGGGTGGGGCACATGCTAGATCGAATGTAGAACTTTTACTCTAATataaccaaattgaaaatatagaCATATAAAATGCAATTGTGGTATATGCCTCACATCAAAATATATatctggacatttttttttgcctgacaATAATCTAAATACTGGTTATGCGTGTGTGCATACATTTTCTTATTCAGCGCTCTGGTCAGATACATTTTTTATGGATATAGTTTTATTCCTCTACATTAAAAACTTGCCTAAAAACTAATCTAAGTAGGCAACACTTAAACGGACCATGCGTGTCGTGGCTAATTAACTATTGCTTAaagagaaattccatttttaaccTGTAGAATGTAGATTAATATTTTCAAGTAgcaaatatatatgtatgtatatagaCTTGATGTCCTTTGTCCGTGAGGACAGTGTTTGATTCTTGGTATCgctgtttatttggtttggaacggggttCAATGGAatgactgtaagctcagccacaGTTGACCTagctctaaatgagtacctAGAGAAATCGTTATGAAATCACAGGATGGCTGGTCCCCAACCCACCATTCTAATTCCTGGGGAAAGAGCCATGAAACGAAGATCACCACCgccagtagggactgtaaatTTCAATGCCCTAttctttaccttaccttttatagatacaaaagaaaatgtcCTATCCCTCTTCCTCAGCTGACAAGCTCCCTCAAGATTCATTCATGTGAACAAGAAACCCTATGTTGTCCAAGTTTTAGGGGTAACCAATAGGATGGTTGAAAAGAATCGATCTGGACAAATCAATTTTTCAGATTAAAAATGAGCATTACAATACAAAATCGACTGAAAAGGGGGCTATGGGGCACTATCAGTATCAGAGGAAGCTAATATGCTTAACCTGCCTAAGATATTTAAAGCAACCCTAGGTCTACTTTGAACAGAcaagaaatcaattaaaaaattgtttgaaaaactaaagaatGCTAATGAAGCGACACTTTGAGGAATATCACCTTTATTGTATAGAattgtaaattaattttctcaattagcaaattttctattttgaatgaAGTCACGCTGTAGTAGGTGCTGCTGTTTTCCCACATTTTATGTTGAATCGACGTCTGATTCCTTCTAGTTCTTAGTGTTGCAAACACTTAACGAACGTGTCctttttccaactaaaattGCACcgcaaaaaaaatttgtgccATGTGAACAACAGGTTAAAAATTTGCCATAACAAGAATaaagttttcaacaaaattttaacaGATACCTGAGTAAGAAAGGAGCTAGTAAAATTCATAATTGACTGGAAAACTTGTATTGTACTAACACATTTCCAAATTTACCGCATTGTACCAGGACCTTTAACTTGTACCAAAAACGATACAATTGTACCGCGTTGGCAACGCTGGTGTGCATATGAGTTGTTAAAATTATTGAGCATACAGATGACTGGAAGAGAATCCTGTTAGATATGGAGGGGGGTAGATTGAAACCACCACAGTCACCGCAAAGTAGCCAGAAGCCATGGGACAACCTTTACTCCTACAAAAATAGGCTAAGTAGCTAGGCTACTAAAAGTATACCAAGCATTACCAAGCTAATTTAGTTTTTCCTTACTCATTAGTTTGAGGAACGATCAAGAAAGAGCTTTatggaaaatttataataatttgatAAAATAAGCTTGTATCACAAATAAAGATGGTTAAATTTGTtggcttttttatttgtctagtCTTCTGTGTAGTTTTGCAGGGGTGACAGCTCACCTTCAGATGCACGATAAGcaatgttcattttaggttATATGCGACTTGACATATGAGGATGAAGAGCAATGCTCAGTGTTGCCAACGCTTTAAAGAGATTGTGCAAGTTTTCGGACTAAAATTGTACCGCAAGAGACTAATTTGTACCATCTGAATAGCATGTTAAAAAGTTTCGGTAaccagaagaaaattttccatagACTAAAAATTGAATAGATATCCGAGTCAGAAAGGATCAAGTAAAACAAAGATGTATCCGATAATTTATATTGTAGGCCTACCGAAAATTTTCTAAATGTACCGTATTGGACCAGAACCTCTAAATTGTACCAAAAACGGTACAAGTGTATCACGTTGGCAAGGCCGGTCATGCTTTTATCTGAACGTGATGTGTCTGCTCTTCCGGCGTTCGTGCCAACTCAGCAAattcttgatttattttttttcgctaacattttttgaaagaaaaatatactaTGTACTTGATGTGATAAATTGTTTCCTCTTTCCAGCTTGGGGATATTATTCGTGTTACGAAAGGATACTCTTCAATATGGAAGAATTGTCTTACTTTATATATGGGGAAAGGAGGTGATATTGTCCGGATGGGAGAGTAAGTAAAGGcgtttgtatgattttttttttcttttgtaaacatTCCATCTAACAGTTTATATATTCTGAGCTCAGGTATGCTGGCATATTCAGAGAATCTAGATAAATTCGTTATAAGTAGTTTTTTGATATGTTTGCACTTCACTGAGTCTTGATAAATTCTTAGTGTGGTTCGCCTTTGTGGCTAAAATTGTCTGTTTatcaattttgctttaaaaaatgatccAATTCCATTATCATTTGCAAATGGAGTGTTGGCAGTAGGTTTTTGTCATTTGGAGGGTTAAATGTTTGTTCTATTACCAAGTAAAACAAATGGTGAACTGGCAGTAGGTTGTGGCCGTTTGGAAGGTTGATGTTTGTatgtgtgaggggggggggtgctgatCACATTAGATCATTccaaaatagattaaagtagtattttcttaattatatattacagtttattatttagatttttcataAACAAGGTATGGGTAAGAGagattgtatctttttttttctttttttttttatcgattgAACCTTCAGTCGAGGATCAAAGGATTGTAGCCGTCTCTTGTCAGACGCTTTGTTGCCATCCCTTGACGGTTGTTGTAAGTGACGTTAATTTATGTGTACCCTAGTTTGTAAGTAAATTAGAAAGTCAGTATCATTATAACATCAAATCGTTATAACTAtaattttctttccaaaaatcCAGGAGCTTTTTTCAATCGACCTGGATCATTTCTTTGTAGAACTGTTGGGTACCTTCACCAAATATTACTGCCCCACTCGGGAGGAGGGGAGCACTCCGTCCCCAGAATCCGGAGATTATCGTAATACTTACTTATAGTTCGCCTGTTTGTTGCTTTCTTTGAAGTTATGACCCCTTCCCCAAAACAAATTACGACACACCTCCCTGATGGTTCCCCAGTTTATCCTGAAATTCAGAAGCGTTGTTCACTCAACTTCGGGAAATCCAGAATAGAGTTAGTAGTGTTGGCTGGTGCACAACCTAAGAGCGTTACTTCCGttaaagaattaattaaaataataaatttgaaaaaaaaaaattcagagaaaCGTAAATGATTGTGTTAAACcaaagacgaacagaaataaaattaaataataattcaatcTTAAAACTGATAGAATTCAGGAACTAtgagaaagaaagaaacgaaAGGAATAAAAACTGTGAAGAAGAATAAAaccaaagacgagcagaaataaaattaaataataattcaatcttaaaactgatagaaatcagaaactattaataagaaaaatgcgAAAGGAATAAAAACCGTGAAGAACAATTAAGCCAAAGACGAGccgaaataaaattaaataataattcaattttaaaactGATAGAAATCAGAAACTATGAATAAGAAACATACGATAGGAGTAAAAACTGTGAAGAAGAATTAAACCAaagacgagcaaaaataaaattaaataataattcaatcTTAAAACCGATAGAAATAAGGGAACTATGAATAAGAAAGATacgaaagaaataaaattgtgaagaagaattaaaccaaagacgagcaaaaataaaattaaataataattcaatcTTAAAACCGATAGAAATCAGAAACTATGAATGAGAAAGATACGAAAGaagtaaaaactgcaaaaaagaattaaactaAAGACGAGcaggaataaaattaaataataattaaattttaaaactgatAGAAATCAGGAActatgaataaaaaagaatcgaAAGGAATCAAAACTGTGAAGAAGAATGAAaccaaagacgagcagaaataaaattaaataataattcaatcTTAAAACTGATAGAAATCAGAAACTATGAATAAGAAAGATATGAAAGGAGTAAAAACTGTAAAGAAGAATTAAACCAaagacgagcaaaaataaaattaaataataattcaatcTTAAAACCGATATAAATCAGAAACTATGAATGAGAAAGATACGAAAGaagtaaaaactgcaaaaaagaattaaactaAAGACGAGCagacataaaattaaataataattcaattttaaaactGATAGAAATCAGGAActatgaataaaaaagaatcgaAAGGAATAAAAACTGTGAAGAAGAATTAAACCAaagacgagcaaaaataaaattaaataataattcaatcTTAAAACCGATAGAAATCAGAAACTATTACTAAGAAAGATACGAAAGGAATAGAAACCGTGAAGAAGAATTACGTTAAACTTCAAACTTAATAAGAACAGGGATTATTATCAACGGGATCAGGGGTAACTagcagtgtgttttttttccgtcAGTAACACAACAAcacaaaacaacagaaaaaaattgcatctcAATGCTAATCAAGGTTTACAAACAAGAGCGATGCCATCTGTCCTCTCCCCTACCTCTCAAAATCTCTAGACAGATcaaaatctcaaaatctttTGACATCGCAACCGAAACGGTGCATTTTAGACAGTGTTTGAAGGGAAGCGTTACTATACCTAATTACACTGTCAACATGTACGgtaaaagaacaatctttggagAAAATTACTCCCCTTATTTCCACTTCTGACACAACAGGAAATGAgacttcaggggggggggggtaaagtctTTTTAGAGGTTCAGCCAGAGCATTTTTACTTGGTAGCATTAATGGTTATATTGGACTCGTTACAGGGGAAATTTAGCTCATCAAAAATTTCACAAGCGTAAGAGATAAGTCATCCACAAATTTATTCCTGTCTTCATACTCGCTCAGGATGTAGTTAATCATCACAAGAAATGTTATACCTGCAAGTTTGGTGCCTTGTAGAGCCATGCTAGTTATATTATTCCAGACGGAGTTGGAGTCAGTGTCTTCTTCTCGGAGGGTGAATACCTTCTGCTGCCGTCCAGAAAGAAAATCCATCACAATTGTTAGATTTTGACGCTTGGCTCCCATTGGCTTCAAGTTATGGAGTGCACTGAGATGAGATAGAAAGTCAAAGGCTTTGCGAAAATCGACTACAGCTAGATCAACCAAACAACCCGGGGTCTTTAGTGACTTTAGAAAATGGTCGAACATAGTCCTCCGTACTGATATTTGTTTATGAATTCACGCCCTTGAGCCAACACGCAATGAACTATGAAAGACTCTTTTACTTTCACAGAGCACGGGGTTAAGGAGATGGATCTCAAGTCGTCACAGCCCTTATGTGAGTTTTCCTTCGGAATGATACATATGTGCGCTTTCCTCCAAAGTAAGGGAAACGCCCCGGGTGCAAATCACTGATTAATCAGAGTGGAAATGGGTAGGGCGAGGAAAATAGCAAATTCATGGATAAGTTTTTCAGAGATTTCGCAAGGAGAATGTGAGactcctgtttttatttttctcagctCCTTTTACACATCTAACTCACTTAGTTTAATTAAACCTTCATGGGAGCAGTCTTCAAGCAGATACTCTTTTTTCCTGGGCAGAAAGGATCGGGATTGGATTTAAAACCGATAATAACTCTCACCCCACTTGATACAGCTTTAAACTCGTGGGGTCTTTCATTCCATTTTGATTGGAAAGAAGATATATGAAATGTGGAAGCTCCAAGTGTAGACGAGAATTGGACTGTAAGGGATTGAAATTTCACTAAGaaacactttttaaatttaactattttctttttaagttgtagaaaatatttcttGAGTGGGCActgatttaaaatatctatGCTCTATTAAGTCAGCCGTGGAATCTTACTATCAATGTAGATTCAagttaaacttatttttaataggGTAATGTGGAGTTCATTTAAAGCAGCAATTACTAAATCTGGGAAAAGATTTGCTGATCAAATCCATATTACCGCCCGATGCCCTCCACTTTCCCTCCCACCACCTTTGCAGAAAGAAGGCATTTTGTTTGTAGTGTGAACCAGAATCAAGCAATTATaattagtttaaaattaaaatcgaCTAGTAATGCCTCCATACTTCCATCCCTCCTACTGCCAAATTTTTGTCAGAAAGACAGGCACATAGCCCCCTGTTTGAAGTAAAATCTTGGATGATTTTCAGTATCTGTGACCAAAAAATAAAGTCACTAAAAAAAGAGGGGCCAATACTTTTTCTTTGGGAGATTAGCTTTTgcatcttttaaataaataaaagatggTATGAAATGTGTAGACAAAAAAAGTCTATCTAATTTGTATTTCAATGTCTGAATAATTTGCGTTTTTTATAAGCAAATTAATTTGATCATCTAATAAAACGGGTCTCATATAATAAATTCGGTTTTTTCTATGTTATTTGGTTCTCTGGATATTTGGAAtttcctctattttccaaaatgttttttcaaagaagtttccaaaattttatcCAGTATTGCAATAAGTTCTAAGTCTCCAAACCGCccctatttttttaagaattttctctGATTCTAGAATTGTTTTGCCATGTTTTGTATGCCAGGAATTCTCGAAAGTGACTTTTCTGGACTTCATTTACTTTAACCGTGAATTTAGTATATGTCAgtcttttatcagttttatttttagttttttgaaggTTTTTGTCACACCCTACTCTTACCCCAGTGGCTTCAAATTATATAAATGTAGGGGGGAGGAGCGGggtaaatgtatttttcaatattaagagGGAAGGGgcaaatttaatttgtttttttcaatggaaaaaagaACAACGCTCTTTTCAATTGGAATGCCCCCAAAAcgggcatttttcaaaatctaaggggggGGGATCTGAAAGGCACTTTAATTAACGGCACTGCCCACACCCACCCCTCTTTCGATACGCACCATTTGGTAGGTATTCGTAGTATCATATTACCAAAAACCTCATGCTTATCTTGCTTAGCTGAAAATGGTCATAACGAGAGGaccagggccatatccagggggacGAGCTACCCTCTGAATATTTAATGCCCATCCCCCGAAATACTTTTCCGACTCTTAAATCGGTCGTAAAAGTACAGGTCAAAggctttttcttttaagaaactgaaaattatttctCCGACTAGTAAATTGGCCTTGAACATGCagataaaaaattcttaaatgtctctccgaacaaaaatatttttgatagccCCCTCCTACGAAcagaaatcctggatacggccctaaAGGGGGTTATCTTTTTTCCCTTTCGCGAAGTACCTTTCTAGACTCTTAAACGTAAGATTATTTTAGTaagctgatttaaaaaaattattgtcaaaTAAGGAATAGAATTGAAAATTGTGCAATAGCTTGTAAGGTTATATGTTAATAAGTAAcagaatttttatcaaaattctttttttagagttcggttactattgagctaagtcgctcctcacttacagTTAATTACATGAACTGTATTTTTAGTGAAAAACATCTTTATTTGCGGCTATGCAGTGTTGGCAGTGGCGGGCGTCAAATCCGTGGAGAAGACAAGgtgggtaaaaacagcaaaaaaagcaaaaatgagcCAAAAACATAAACTGCTTAAGAagtttagctttcctttgaaggtgtagttgtctttgggaatcaacagcGTTGTCATATTCAACTATTtcgttttgcttatttattttcacggttcgACGTAGCAATACTGACAGAAATGTGGTAGCGCCCTAAAAACTTCGTAATTTTGAAACCGCCAAATGAAAATCGTAGAAGAAAGATGGGGCCAGgggcaaaaaatgtttttttattttggtatcATTGGTacttaaagaaaaactaatgcTAATCTTTCGTTTTAGATTCTGCATGGTTTTTTGTGAGCAGCCTAATATGAGTGAGCCGAACCCTGAACTGTCAAACCCTCCTGCAGCACTCCCAACCAATCAGGCTCAAGCTGGCGGAACGCCAAGGCCTCTTCAGCCAATGACCAATGGCTCTCAGACGTCTGTATGGAGTCAAACTCAGCCACCTAAACCACCCGTAACAACTAATATAAGACCCGCTAGTGCCCTCCGACCAACTGATCCAAGAAGCAAAAAGAGATAGCATTCAAATAATATGTTGgcgtttttcttttaatttaaatatagccttatttttattctttagtcaaaaagaaaaagagaggtTGCTCTCTTATACTTCTTTGTTAAAACCATGCTCTCGTTTCATTGGCttatttttcttggtttttaaAACCACTTTAGGGTGAGAAAATGCACCAAGTGAGTTTGTTTAGTACGTCGCACTCGTTTTATTCTAAACTTGATTTGTCCTTTTGTATGAAATTCTAAGCCAGTAGAAAGAATGAAACGTTTTGAGTCTCAATGATTTTTACAGGTAAATTCCCGTTTCTTTGTAGTTTGGTAATGTTAGACCCGTTTCCTAGAACTATCTACAAacatctttgaatttttctgtGTGCTCTTTTTGAgctgaataaaagaaaataatcagttaaggaaaatgagaaataaatCCCAGTTTGACAAATAAAGGAACAGATAAAcagataataaataaagaatgaaaCGTTTTGAGTCTCAATGATTTTTACAGGTAAATTCCCGTTTCTTTGTAGTTTGGTAATGTTAGACCCGTTTCCTAGAACTATCTACAAacatctttgaatttttctgtGTGCTCTTTTTGAgctgaataaaagaaaataatcagttaaggaaaatgagaaataaatCCCAGTTTGACAAATAAAGGAACATATCTCTTTTTGGATGGTAGTGTGAGAAAGcgctcttaaaaataaattgatagtGGTTACACATTGCAAAAACTTTCTGTCAAATTAGCTTCAGCGACTCAAAAAGGGTTATGTTGCGtagtatatgtttttttttttgtctttaaatttGCCTCCCCTCGGGAGACAAAAATTTAACGAGTTAgggtaatattttctttttaatgggAAAGTCAGGAGTACCAGTTCACGGAAATGTAGAAGGGAGTGGGGGgattgatttttcaattttttaatgaagatacgaAAAAGTGATTatcaaaatttggcttttttttcgattttgtcACTGAAAATACCGGGAAACTAATTCCAATGCTTAAAGAGGTGAAAAGCTACCGGCAGTTGTATCatggctgattttttttttgggggggggtcaaacctggTAGCCCCCTCCcgtggatacggccttgttcACTAGCCTTCTTAATATACAGGTTTCCGAAATAGATTTCtacattttttcgttttattttttaaagttgccTTAAGTGATGGTACCGATGGAAAAATGAAatgtaaatgtttttattaaacgGTAATGTATCGAGAACATGCCATATAAAAAAGGCTCACTTCTCTTGAATTGAAAGAAAACTTCAATCCAGTTTTCAATTTTCATCCAGTGTCAAAATTAAGTTGGGTTTTGGCTATTTTAGGTTCGCGTAAGTGAGCTCCGTTCTCTAGAATATAATGTTAAAACAGACTAGTATCTTTCCTTTATTGATTAGGTTGGACTTCTAGAGGACACGCCATTGAAGACAACGCTATCAGCATTCAGCGTTTATTAGTATAATTAATGTAAATCCCTCTTAATAATTACCTATTGAATTTCATCACTAATAGCCACGGCGTATTATACACAGCGTTTGTAAGAGAAAGTGAAACATCGGAGTTTATTTAACAACGGAGAAGATATGGATTAGAAACGACTGATGCCGCAGTATGGCGTTTTTGGCGACttcattaaaaaagtaaattaaaaaaaaaaaaatcgtatatcTGATTCGGTAAATTCTTAATACAATAGGATTGAGGCATAATAATTAACCAAGTTgtttactttcaaaaattatttgaacttAAAATCCAGTTTGCACAAATGTACCAGTTTGGTTAACTTAATTAAATAATgacatatttaattaaacttgTTAACTTTACTCTTGCAGATCTACCTCTGAAAAGATTCTGCTTTATTCACTTTTCCCCACCCCTGCTTGCATTTTAAAGTGCCAAAAGAGACAAGTAGGTCATAGTGAGGGTAGgctaaaaaaggaactaaatcGCAGAATTCTAGAGGGCGATGATGATTTTCTTTTCAACGCTAGGGCCAATTTCTACTCATTAAGTTTAAAGCATACTCCTTGGGAGTAATAGTGAGTCACTTCCCTAAGAAATTGGTAGAAATTCAGGCCATAGCGCTTTtgttgtaaaattaaataaagatacCATTACGTTACACTGTTGCAGTTATCGATTACATCGTCaaacagttgtttttttgtttttttttcgctgctgGGAAAACGTTGTGTAATCGATTTTGAGCGTTTGAGTAGCGGCATCTACAATTATACAATTATGACACATATACAATTATAATACTCTCATCTAATTGGAACatacaaagaaaaactttccaTTAGGTTAGAACAAGAACTTAAAGGCTCCAGTATATTAACGAACGAATTTTAACCCGTAGTAAATGATGTATTAAAAGAAATCctgatatgcataataattcGACATACACTTATCTTTCGAAAAGACAATAACACaaatatcttttgaaaagttgcCTCCCTCGAATATGGTGCCATATTTGACTGACTTCGCTACCTGATCGAATGTCGTTTGTCAGCCGAATGTTTttcgtaccccccccccccccctcaaatgtTTATTCCATCTGTCCCTGGATGCAATCTATTTCCTTATTTAAAAAGATcgctatatattttcatttttttccaaaataactcTTTTCTTGATATCTACAACTACAAGCTCAACACTATCACTCCCTGAAGAAAAAAGCAGACACGTAAATGTCACCCactgaaaattatgattttcCTTGCTGTTAGGGAACTGTAAACCTCGAGCCGAGGCTTTTCGACAGtgacaatttcaaaagtttctggCTCTTTCTTAAGATATTCAAAACGTTCTTATCGTGACTAATAAACGTTGTTCAACTGAATAGGGATATAACGTTCTATATGAAATATTTGTCACtagacagttaaaaaaaagaattatttgttttttaaattttgtctacTAAAGGCCGTGATCCACTATTAACTGGGTAGCAGCTTGTGCTGCCACCATGACGGCAAATTTATTGCACCTTCTTGAAATCTGAGTCATTCAAGAATCCTAATCTATGTGGCCTAAAGTGATGTCCTTGAACCTGATTTTAAAAGGGATGTATGAGCTTACTCATTACATAGCTGAGACTAATATTGCAATGGACACGGCAAAAATCAAAATCTATTTAGATTCTATTACAGAAACGGTGGAAAGGTTACACCTTGTGGAAATCAGGGTCGCGCAACGATTTCTAAACTTCGCTATTAGAGGACCTTAAGCACGTTCCTAGGACCCTTGCCCCGTGCTATATCTTTTAAATCAAGGAAGAAGCGAACCCTACAGtaacagaaaattaaagaacaCATTTGGAAGAAAACTGTCAAATGAGGAAGAATCACCATTTGATGTTTATTCAGGAATGATAACTATTTTTCCGGTAATCTTACTGGTAAAAGTTAATTGCGAGTACAAATTTATTGGAATCCCGATTTTTTCTTGGGGACACCTAAGAAGCAATTAATAGATAAACTGAGCCAGGTTCTATAATTATTTCGTATGAAGATACCTAACTATACTAGTGGATGAAATTTATGCAAGAATGAATTGATGATGAAGATTAACGGGactaaaaaataagataatttttatgttatttgcTGATAAGATTCCTTTTAGGCGATTATTATAggcaaaaatattgtttag contains the following coding sequences:
- the LOC136031030 gene encoding SOSS complex subunit B1-like, with product MEKKKPGEFQITYVRDLKNGMKNINLLVIVLEMGTPNLTKDGHEVRTCKVADKSGCVNFSVWDEPGQVLQLGDIIRVTKGYSSIWKNCLTLYMGKGGDIVRMGEFCMVFCEQPNMSEPNPELSNPPAALPTNQAQAGGTPRPLQPMTNGSQTSVWSQTQPPKPPVTTNIRPASALRPTDPRSKKR